A genomic window from Pyxidicoccus trucidator includes:
- a CDS encoding trypsin-like serine peptidase has product MRVARPARLVGVFSSWVTTMEFDGADRDELLRAVTRTLAPERALRIARVSLERIFGPGRSGTPEAWRRRLASIERQVCRVEPQVGAALGTGFLVSPNVVLTNFHVIENKLLESLRVRFDHKVLPNRTLLQAGTVYRVTKCLAHSRYSPADLMHPRPRESTADELDYAFLQVEGVPGEALVDGEPRGWLELPRTREPFASGSLVLIVQHPEGQPMSVAVDEFLGVNPSRTRVTYRACTGPGSSGAPCFTRDLRLAALHHSGGPRMPSAPGHNEGIPTDTIRANLSPELLEVLGWK; this is encoded by the coding sequence GTGAGAGTCGCGAGGCCGGCCCGCCTCGTGGGGGTGTTCTCGTCCTGGGTGACCACCATGGAGTTCGACGGCGCGGACAGAGACGAGCTGTTGCGGGCGGTGACCCGCACCTTGGCCCCGGAGCGGGCGCTGCGCATTGCCCGAGTCAGCCTGGAGCGCATCTTCGGTCCCGGTCGCTCGGGCACGCCGGAAGCGTGGCGGCGGCGGCTGGCCTCCATCGAACGGCAGGTATGCCGCGTGGAGCCCCAGGTAGGCGCGGCGCTGGGCACCGGCTTCCTCGTCTCGCCCAACGTGGTCCTCACCAACTTCCACGTCATCGAGAACAAGCTGCTGGAGTCGCTGCGGGTGCGCTTCGACCACAAGGTGCTGCCGAACCGCACGCTGCTCCAGGCGGGCACGGTGTACCGGGTGACGAAGTGCCTGGCGCACAGTCGCTACAGCCCCGCGGACCTGATGCACCCGAGGCCGCGCGAGTCCACGGCGGACGAGCTGGACTACGCCTTCCTCCAGGTGGAGGGGGTGCCGGGCGAGGCCCTGGTGGACGGCGAGCCCCGGGGCTGGCTGGAGCTGCCCAGGACGCGCGAGCCCTTCGCGTCCGGCAGCCTGGTGCTCATCGTCCAGCACCCCGAGGGCCAGCCCATGAGCGTCGCGGTGGACGAGTTCCTGGGCGTCAACCCGTCCCGCACGCGCGTGACGTACCGGGCCTGCACGGGGCCGGGCTCTTCCGGGGCGCCGTGCTTCACCCGGGACTTGCGGCTGGCCGCGCTCCACCACAGCGGCGGCCCGCGCATGCCTTCCGCGCCAGGCCACAACGAGGGCATCCCCACCGACACCATTCGCGCCAACCTGTCCCCGGAGCTGCTCGAGGTGCTGGGCTGGAAGTGA
- a CDS encoding alpha-2-macroglobulin family protein, with protein sequence MKRTLMMGTVGLLLGALVAFLLMHVLRLGGDLSRSAEPAGVANLQRMPTSSAFDDADGVMGGAAPAPAMAPPPEPMMEMEEKAAESFGGAPGGVNPVVDSRRADQSKDRGGRGNGEGGPEADSAPSRAWFPETFLFEPLVVTDASGAATVPVRVPDRLTGWRVLALAHSRSGAQAGAVARFSGTLPTYVDPVLPPFLRAGDAARLPVQVVNTTDSAVEVPLKVEAQGATVEGGSRTVRVPARGSVVEYVLVKAAGPGQVAVRATLGAADAVVRDFQVWPTGRPVVKQRGGTLAAPRTVTLEGPADAQAGSERVRLLVYPGALGVLRSEWATAGGRGGTADVAYTLMLVGRSPELLTALGETQAAEALKALTSGTRRMAAPPQPVEGALDVEGLRKLLAQATQRALREGRSPDVSTAALLAEGALLHPDNLVLARLGERLAAQVARAQSPDGTCQGGEGWTLQRLLVATADCMRVVNAAAGTPEGRRRAAFFAARALGAVERNRAHVKDGYTAAALLASGAVSGSLKEELRTQVREAVKTRDGGSAYLPVDSGVVDGGGVTPSETEATALAVLALDGDAKAPLADLGAFLLSRYEPALGWGGGRANRMALRAVVALFREPLPARVRVVLERDGQALTEGTYDAKALREVLALEVAAPGSGGAHTWTVRAEPAVPGLGYSLVLAAAVPWKPESQGGLELVVKGPAEARVGQPAEVVVEASTPSGLALELRHGLPAGVQVDPASLDALVSEGRVSSWDAEDGAVTLMLPPRGAGEPFQARFRVIPTLAGTLQAGASSLKVVARPDLVSYVPPTIWAVR encoded by the coding sequence ATGAAGCGCACGCTGATGATGGGGACGGTGGGCCTCCTGCTGGGGGCCCTGGTGGCCTTCCTGCTGATGCACGTCCTCCGGCTGGGGGGGGACCTCTCGCGCTCGGCGGAGCCGGCGGGGGTCGCCAATTTGCAGCGCATGCCGACGTCCTCGGCCTTCGACGACGCGGACGGCGTCATGGGCGGTGCGGCCCCCGCGCCAGCCATGGCTCCTCCGCCCGAGCCGATGATGGAGATGGAAGAGAAGGCGGCCGAGTCCTTCGGCGGGGCGCCCGGGGGCGTGAACCCGGTGGTGGACTCCCGCCGCGCGGACCAGTCCAAGGACAGGGGCGGGCGCGGCAACGGGGAAGGAGGGCCGGAGGCGGACTCGGCGCCGAGCCGCGCCTGGTTCCCGGAGACCTTCCTCTTCGAGCCGCTGGTGGTGACGGACGCCTCCGGCGCGGCGACGGTGCCGGTGCGCGTGCCGGACCGGCTCACGGGCTGGCGGGTGCTGGCGCTGGCGCACTCGCGCTCCGGCGCGCAGGCGGGCGCGGTGGCGCGCTTCTCCGGCACGCTGCCCACGTACGTGGACCCGGTGCTGCCGCCCTTCCTCCGCGCGGGCGACGCGGCCCGGCTGCCGGTGCAGGTGGTGAACACGACGGACTCCGCCGTGGAGGTGCCGCTGAAGGTGGAGGCCCAGGGCGCGACGGTGGAGGGCGGCAGCCGCACGGTGCGGGTGCCGGCGCGGGGCAGCGTGGTGGAGTACGTGCTGGTGAAGGCGGCCGGCCCGGGACAGGTGGCCGTGCGCGCCACGCTGGGCGCCGCGGATGCGGTGGTGCGGGACTTCCAGGTGTGGCCCACCGGGCGGCCCGTGGTGAAGCAGCGCGGAGGCACGCTGGCGGCGCCGCGCACGGTGACGCTGGAGGGGCCCGCGGACGCGCAGGCGGGCAGTGAGCGCGTGCGGCTGCTCGTGTACCCCGGCGCGCTGGGCGTGCTGCGCTCGGAGTGGGCCACGGCGGGCGGGCGCGGGGGCACGGCGGACGTGGCCTACACGCTGATGCTCGTCGGCCGCTCGCCGGAGCTGCTGACCGCGCTGGGCGAGACGCAGGCCGCTGAGGCGCTGAAGGCGCTCACCTCGGGGACGCGGCGCATGGCCGCTCCGCCGCAGCCGGTGGAGGGCGCCCTGGACGTGGAGGGCCTGCGCAAGCTGCTGGCCCAGGCGACGCAGCGCGCGCTGCGCGAGGGCCGCTCGCCGGACGTGTCCACGGCGGCGCTGCTGGCCGAAGGGGCGCTGCTCCACCCCGACAACCTCGTGCTGGCCCGCCTGGGCGAGCGCCTGGCCGCGCAGGTGGCGCGGGCGCAGTCCCCCGACGGCACCTGCCAGGGAGGCGAGGGCTGGACGCTGCAGCGGCTGCTGGTGGCCACCGCCGACTGCATGCGCGTGGTGAACGCGGCGGCGGGGACTCCGGAGGGCAGGCGCCGGGCGGCCTTCTTCGCCGCGCGAGCCCTGGGCGCGGTGGAGCGCAACCGGGCCCACGTGAAGGACGGCTACACCGCGGCGGCGCTGCTGGCGAGCGGCGCGGTGTCGGGCTCGCTGAAGGAGGAGCTGCGCACCCAGGTGCGTGAGGCGGTGAAGACGCGCGACGGCGGCTCGGCGTACCTGCCGGTGGACTCGGGCGTGGTGGACGGTGGTGGCGTGACGCCCTCGGAAACGGAGGCCACGGCGCTGGCGGTGCTGGCGCTGGACGGCGACGCGAAGGCGCCGCTGGCGGACCTGGGCGCCTTCCTGCTCTCCCGCTACGAGCCGGCCCTGGGCTGGGGCGGCGGCCGAGCCAACCGGATGGCGCTGCGCGCGGTGGTGGCCCTCTTCCGCGAGCCGCTGCCCGCCCGGGTGCGCGTGGTGCTGGAGCGCGACGGCCAGGCCCTCACCGAGGGCACCTATGACGCGAAGGCGCTGCGCGAGGTGCTGGCGCTGGAGGTGGCGGCGCCGGGCTCGGGCGGGGCGCACACCTGGACGGTGCGCGCGGAGCCCGCCGTGCCGGGGCTCGGTTACTCGCTGGTGCTGGCCGCGGCGGTGCCGTGGAAGCCGGAGTCCCAGGGTGGGCTGGAGCTGGTGGTGAAGGGCCCGGCGGAGGCCAGGGTGGGGCAGCCGGCGGAGGTGGTGGTGGAAGCGTCCACCCCGTCCGGCCTCGCGCTGGAGCTGCGCCACGGGCTGCCTGCCGGTGTACAGGTGGACCCGGCCAGCCTCGACGCGCTGGTGTCCGAGGGCCGGGTGTCGTCGTGGGACGCGGAGGACGGCGCGGTGACGTTGATGCTGCCGCCCCGGGGCGCGGGCGAGCCCTTCCAGGCACGTTTCCGCGTCATCCCCACGCTGGCGGGCACGCTCCAGGCAGGCGCCTCCTCGCTGAAGGTGGTGGCGCGGCCCGACCTCGTCTCCTACGTACCTCCCACTATATGGGCGGTGCGGTGA
- a CDS encoding MG2 domain-containing protein: protein MAQGFRRRLPLIIGGLAGLLGGGFLTLLSFEVCLSSYFLLGVPMNRCPDGDMRQTVRLSADGLSRGVASPVSVWATAHAPHASYGGLMEAPVTRGSAELFLVDAEGKETPLPPEPEHDWSREGYGPLTTRVKLPQVPDGDYRLRARLTTPLGTDTVDAALPLYAPARVHVLTDRPLYEPGNEVRFRAVALRAKDLSPLDGRPGTWTLTDPSGEVVLEERAPAGPWGVVAGSFPLDRGATTGLWTVRWVSSSAQAEASFKVEPFTLPRFRVEASSPRPFWRAGDSPEVEGQVVYASGAPVADADVELEWDASGDWPPPTEWLNGGLPGRAKTDAAGRFRVALPRVPMDLRGNARLSASVAAKDAAGDRVQGAVSLLLAEDALAVSTVTELEDGLVAGFSNRVYLRATTADGRVLPGAELKVTRAWDARDEGVRAVADEDGVAAFQLDPGPPVNVVVPPMPVRRPPPPPMVELGGLRDLLNENTEASLKDQLAVEGWLPSLFPCSRFVTPDDGDTDLTLGVRVGAGGAVMDVAVNPGPLAACLATALRSRALAPGRERVLALELSVRDTSYPRLEVEVEEAMGEADFLAGVLDVAARDARACLPRDLSVATPLPLALSWRLARTGPEVAASWVSLPGSASALPASALSCIQERFTRLRLPPPEAEKDRGEALGVARLTAYPSGSREEAGQAQATVFPGYELKVSAKVDGKDAGATKLVLRPAQLPNARLRATPVQARAGDEVRIDLMRGPQFVGQLPEKLVLTAGDTRLEAKVERGSRSARFRLPADFEGWAEAWWEGAVARVYVPPRAGLTVEVSPEKPVYAPGELARLQLRTRVDGKDGPAAVGLFGVDETLAQLTPLPGTESLDSVRPAPSMASSAFGVLDGQALAMGRIRGSNAAAAALLRVSGVPRREDVEPAVSVNAATPFDPSAELTDPFYGVLSELHAQVRAWEQKAPEGETLDPEDLAKLWDGALTACEQRGEKVTDAFGRRLRLSRLPGDLLALTDPRSVVTSGTRLPEDVENWNAWVAREAP, encoded by the coding sequence ATGGCGCAAGGTTTCCGCCGCCGATTGCCGCTCATCATCGGAGGGCTCGCAGGACTGCTCGGAGGGGGCTTCCTGACGCTGCTGTCGTTCGAGGTCTGCCTGTCCTCCTATTTCCTGCTCGGCGTGCCCATGAACCGCTGCCCGGACGGGGACATGCGGCAGACGGTGCGCCTGAGCGCGGACGGGCTGTCGCGCGGGGTGGCGAGCCCGGTGTCCGTCTGGGCGACCGCCCACGCGCCGCATGCCAGCTACGGCGGGCTCATGGAGGCGCCGGTGACGCGCGGCTCGGCGGAGCTGTTCCTGGTGGACGCGGAGGGCAAGGAGACGCCGCTGCCGCCCGAGCCGGAGCACGACTGGAGCCGCGAGGGGTACGGCCCGCTGACGACCCGGGTGAAGCTGCCCCAGGTGCCGGACGGGGACTACCGGCTGCGCGCCCGCCTCACCACGCCGCTGGGCACGGACACGGTGGACGCGGCGCTACCTTTATATGCGCCCGCGCGCGTGCACGTGCTGACGGACCGGCCGCTGTACGAGCCGGGCAACGAGGTGCGCTTCCGCGCGGTGGCGCTGCGCGCGAAGGACCTGTCGCCGCTGGACGGCCGGCCCGGGACGTGGACGCTGACGGACCCGTCCGGCGAGGTGGTGCTGGAGGAGCGCGCACCGGCGGGCCCCTGGGGCGTGGTGGCCGGCAGTTTCCCGTTGGACAGGGGCGCCACGACGGGCCTGTGGACGGTGCGCTGGGTGAGCAGCAGCGCCCAGGCCGAGGCCTCTTTCAAGGTGGAGCCCTTCACCCTGCCGCGCTTCCGCGTGGAGGCGAGCAGCCCCCGGCCCTTCTGGCGCGCCGGGGACTCACCGGAGGTGGAGGGGCAGGTGGTGTACGCCTCGGGCGCGCCGGTGGCCGACGCCGACGTGGAGCTGGAGTGGGACGCGTCGGGAGACTGGCCCCCGCCGACGGAGTGGCTGAATGGCGGGCTGCCCGGGCGCGCGAAGACGGATGCCGCGGGGCGCTTCCGCGTGGCGCTGCCGCGCGTGCCCATGGACCTGCGCGGCAACGCCCGCTTGAGCGCGAGCGTGGCGGCGAAGGACGCGGCGGGAGACCGGGTGCAGGGCGCGGTGTCGCTGCTGCTCGCCGAGGACGCCCTCGCCGTGTCCACCGTGACGGAGCTGGAGGACGGGCTGGTGGCGGGCTTCAGCAACCGCGTCTACCTGCGCGCCACCACCGCGGACGGCCGCGTGCTGCCCGGCGCGGAGCTGAAGGTGACGCGCGCGTGGGACGCTCGCGACGAGGGCGTGCGCGCGGTGGCGGATGAGGACGGCGTGGCCGCCTTCCAGCTGGACCCCGGGCCGCCCGTCAACGTGGTGGTGCCGCCCATGCCGGTGCGCCGTCCCCCTCCGCCTCCCATGGTGGAGCTGGGCGGCCTGCGAGACTTGCTGAACGAGAACACGGAGGCGTCGCTGAAGGACCAGCTCGCGGTGGAGGGCTGGCTGCCGTCGCTCTTCCCGTGCTCGCGCTTCGTGACGCCGGATGACGGCGACACCGACCTGACGCTGGGCGTGCGCGTGGGAGCGGGCGGCGCGGTGATGGACGTGGCGGTGAACCCGGGGCCGCTGGCGGCGTGTCTCGCCACGGCGCTGCGCTCGCGCGCGCTGGCACCCGGACGGGAGCGCGTGCTGGCGCTGGAGCTGAGCGTGCGTGACACGAGCTATCCCCGGCTGGAGGTGGAGGTGGAGGAGGCCATGGGCGAGGCCGACTTCCTGGCGGGCGTGCTGGACGTGGCCGCGAGGGATGCCCGCGCGTGCCTGCCTCGCGACCTGTCGGTGGCGACGCCCCTGCCCCTCGCGCTGAGCTGGCGGCTGGCGAGGACGGGGCCGGAGGTGGCGGCGTCGTGGGTGTCGCTGCCCGGGTCGGCGAGCGCGCTGCCCGCCTCGGCGCTGTCCTGCATCCAGGAGCGCTTCACGCGGCTGCGGCTGCCTCCTCCGGAGGCGGAGAAGGACCGGGGCGAGGCCCTGGGCGTGGCGCGCCTCACCGCGTACCCGTCGGGCTCGCGGGAAGAGGCCGGGCAGGCGCAGGCCACCGTCTTTCCGGGCTACGAGCTGAAGGTGAGCGCGAAGGTGGATGGGAAGGACGCGGGCGCGACGAAGCTGGTGCTGCGCCCGGCGCAGCTCCCGAATGCGCGCCTGCGGGCCACGCCGGTGCAGGCCCGGGCAGGGGACGAGGTGCGCATCGACCTGATGCGCGGCCCCCAGTTCGTGGGCCAGCTGCCGGAGAAGCTGGTGCTGACGGCGGGCGACACGCGGCTGGAGGCGAAGGTGGAGCGGGGCTCGCGCTCGGCGCGCTTCCGGCTGCCGGCGGACTTCGAGGGCTGGGCCGAGGCCTGGTGGGAGGGCGCGGTGGCGCGGGTGTACGTACCGCCGCGCGCGGGGCTGACCGTGGAGGTGTCGCCGGAGAAGCCGGTGTACGCGCCCGGCGAGCTGGCCCGCCTCCAGCTTCGTACGCGCGTGGATGGCAAGGACGGCCCGGCCGCGGTGGGCCTCTTCGGCGTGGACGAGACGCTGGCGCAGCTCACGCCGCTGCCGGGGACGGAGTCGCTGGACTCCGTGCGGCCCGCGCCTTCGATGGCCTCGTCCGCCTTCGGTGTGCTGGACGGGCAGGCGCTGGCCATGGGGCGCATCCGCGGCTCCAACGCGGCGGCCGCGGCGCTGCTGCGCGTCAGTGGCGTGCCGCGACGCGAGGACGTCGAGCCCGCGGTGTCGGTGAACGCGGCGACGCCCTTCGACCCGTCCGCGGAGCTGACGGACCCCTTCTACGGGGTGCTCTCGGAGCTGCATGCGCAGGTGCGGGCCTGGGAGCAGAAGGCCCCCGAGGGCGAGACGCTGGACCCGGAGGACCTGGCGAAGCTGTGGGACGGCGCGCTGACGGCCTGTGAGCAGCGCGGCGAGAAGGTGACGGACGCCTTCGGCCGCCGGCTGCGGCTGTCCCGGCTGCCTGGGGATTTGCTGGCCCTCACGGACCCGCGCTCGGTGGTGACGAGCGGGACGCGGCTGCCCGAGGACGTGGAGAACTGGAACGCGTGGGTCGCCCGGGAGGCGCCATGA
- a CDS encoding nucleotidyltransferase family protein has protein sequence MEVRRPVAELGARAYAIQLLSDAGIPFLVGGAYAFAHYTGIYRDTKDLDLFIRKEDADRALELLARNEWSTESNVHGWLHKAFWDDYLVDIIFASGNGLTVVDDGWFEHAVCAQLLGCACKVPPAEEIFWSKAFVLERERFDGHELTHLLLKAGASFDWPRLLKRFDRYWEVLLSHLMLFRFAYPADRAIVPEWLMQELLARASGSVQEGNWERKLCRGRLLSHVQYKVDLAEWGYEDGRAWDEEDRQRDDATLATGHTSSVHGPH, from the coding sequence ATGGAGGTCCGGCGACCTGTCGCCGAGCTGGGCGCACGCGCCTACGCCATCCAGTTACTCTCTGATGCCGGCATTCCTTTCCTGGTCGGCGGTGCGTACGCATTCGCGCACTACACCGGCATCTACCGCGACACGAAGGACCTGGACCTCTTCATCCGGAAGGAGGACGCGGACCGCGCGCTCGAGCTGCTCGCGCGGAATGAGTGGAGCACCGAGAGCAACGTCCACGGCTGGCTGCACAAGGCCTTCTGGGACGACTACCTCGTCGACATCATCTTCGCGTCCGGCAACGGCCTCACCGTCGTCGATGACGGCTGGTTCGAGCACGCCGTCTGCGCGCAGCTCCTGGGCTGCGCGTGCAAGGTGCCTCCGGCGGAGGAAATCTTCTGGAGCAAGGCCTTCGTCCTGGAGCGCGAGCGCTTCGACGGCCACGAGCTCACCCACCTCCTGCTGAAGGCGGGCGCGAGCTTCGACTGGCCACGGCTCCTCAAGCGCTTCGACCGGTACTGGGAGGTGCTGCTCTCGCACCTCATGCTCTTCCGCTTCGCCTACCCCGCGGACCGCGCCATCGTCCCCGAGTGGCTGATGCAGGAGCTGCTGGCCCGCGCCAGCGGCTCGGTGCAGGAAGGCAACTGGGAGCGGAAGCTCTGCCGCGGCCGGCTGCTGTCCCACGTCCAATACAAGGTGGACCTCGCCGAGTGGGGCTACGAGGACGGCCGCGCGTGGGACGAGGAGGACCGCCAGCGCGACGACGCGACGCTCGCCACGGGGCACACGAGCAGCGTCCACGGGCCTCACTGA
- a CDS encoding head protein, with translation MKPGKGMVEVEALLGRLRHENQSPEEKDQLRIAMDLFEFLFETGQTYAFDEYRKSLDLRAPPLVTASFDTREEAMAWLKAHPNPPDGAKVLIAGEYHNIVYFRDLGERRLPGSPVLEFYLEDMARGGLPPPVATFDSYEEAKAWVDSQPEPPQQVFILIAGEYHLVAYHYRVNLRAIYPMSMAAKSLPEAEADD, from the coding sequence GTGAAACCAGGGAAGGGGATGGTCGAAGTCGAAGCCCTGCTCGGACGGCTTCGTCATGAAAACCAGTCGCCGGAGGAGAAGGACCAGCTGCGGATTGCGATGGACCTGTTCGAGTTCCTCTTCGAGACGGGTCAGACGTACGCCTTCGACGAATACCGCAAGAGCCTGGACCTCAGGGCGCCTCCACTCGTCACCGCCAGCTTCGACACGCGTGAGGAGGCAATGGCGTGGCTGAAAGCGCACCCCAATCCGCCGGACGGCGCCAAGGTGCTGATCGCCGGTGAGTACCACAACATCGTCTATTTCAGAGACCTGGGCGAACGCAGATTGCCCGGCAGTCCCGTCCTGGAGTTCTACCTCGAAGACATGGCGCGAGGTGGGCTCCCCCCTCCGGTGGCCACGTTCGATTCGTACGAGGAAGCGAAGGCCTGGGTCGACAGTCAGCCCGAGCCGCCCCAACAGGTCTTCATCCTGATTGCGGGGGAGTATCACCTCGTCGCGTACCACTACCGGGTCAACCTCCGCGCCATCTACCCCATGTCCATGGCCGCGAAGTCGCTCCCGGAAGCGGAGGCCGACGACTGA
- a CDS encoding AEC family transporter, with amino-acid sequence MSAVIGLLGTCLLLGVLARHSGRFAEGAAGAFNTFVLYVALPALVLRVMHRLEFVPELAVAAVVPWLYYLAAGPFFRLLGPRLGLSRQSVVALVLSAGLGNTAFVGLPMAEALLGQGGLAVAVVADQLGSFLVLSTLATLAATRASAEADLPWRELARKVVTFPPFLALVVSLVLRPWGFPVWLDTVLERLGALLTPLALFSVGLQLRLTGVRHRLPALALGLSYKLLLVPGLVALGLLAMPGLAPVVVQATVLQAAMAPMVSAAILAAEHKLDPELAVLMVGVGIPLSFATAPLWLWLVR; translated from the coding sequence ATGAGCGCGGTCATCGGGTTGCTGGGAACGTGCCTGCTGCTGGGTGTGCTGGCCCGGCACAGCGGCAGGTTCGCCGAGGGCGCGGCGGGCGCGTTCAACACCTTCGTGCTGTACGTGGCGCTGCCGGCGCTGGTGCTGCGGGTGATGCACCGGCTGGAGTTCGTGCCCGAGCTGGCCGTGGCCGCGGTGGTGCCGTGGCTGTACTACCTGGCGGCGGGCCCGTTCTTCCGGCTGCTGGGGCCTCGGCTGGGACTGTCGCGGCAGTCGGTGGTGGCGCTGGTGCTGTCGGCGGGGCTGGGCAACACGGCCTTCGTGGGGCTGCCCATGGCGGAGGCGCTGCTGGGGCAGGGCGGCCTCGCGGTGGCGGTGGTGGCGGACCAGCTCGGCTCGTTCCTGGTGCTGTCCACGCTGGCGACGCTCGCGGCGACGCGGGCGAGCGCGGAGGCGGACCTGCCGTGGCGCGAGCTGGCGCGGAAGGTGGTGACGTTCCCTCCGTTCCTCGCGCTGGTGGTGTCGCTGGTACTGCGGCCCTGGGGCTTCCCCGTGTGGCTGGACACGGTGCTGGAGCGACTGGGCGCGCTGCTCACGCCGCTGGCGCTGTTCTCGGTGGGCTTGCAGCTGCGGCTCACGGGGGTGCGGCACCGGCTGCCCGCGCTGGCGCTGGGCCTGTCGTACAAGCTGCTGCTGGTGCCGGGGCTGGTGGCGCTGGGCCTGCTGGCGATGCCGGGACTGGCGCCGGTGGTGGTGCAGGCCACGGTGCTCCAGGCGGCGATGGCGCCCATGGTGAGCGCGGCCATCCTCGCCGCCGAGCACAAGCTGGACCCCGAGCTGGCCGTGTTGATGGTGGGCGTGGGGATTCCGCTGTCCTTCGCTACCGCGCCGCTGTGGCTTTGGCTGGTGCGGTGA
- a CDS encoding LysR family transcriptional regulator: MPDWNDLRYFLAISREGTLAAAARALRVDATTVGRRLTVLEEELGTRLFDRTPGRFVLTAAGQGIRGTVEEMEASVLAVERRAGGEDARLEGVVRVTTTEAFAVNHLLPRFGVFRERHPGIEVQFLTDYGALDLTRREADVAVRLTRPKEASLVARKVGEIAISLYAAEGYLARRGLPDPALGFAGHDVIGYADAAAKWPEARWMGEVATSARVVMRCNSLLSVVAATGAGVGLGLMPCFQGDTAPGLRRLLPPVAALRRDIWLVVHPDLQQSARVRAVMGFLSEVIQRARPLLAGGGLLSGEPVGPGSLAEAESRVKPPEEVPVRRPSGGGAKRGKASSRSHIGQGRRGKAKARTS, translated from the coding sequence ATGCCGGACTGGAATGACCTGCGGTACTTCCTGGCCATCTCTCGCGAGGGGACGCTCGCGGCGGCGGCTCGCGCGCTGAGGGTGGATGCGACAACGGTGGGGCGCCGGCTGACGGTGCTGGAGGAGGAGCTGGGGACGCGGCTGTTCGACCGGACGCCGGGGCGCTTCGTGCTGACGGCGGCGGGGCAGGGCATCCGCGGCACGGTGGAGGAGATGGAGGCCTCGGTGTTGGCGGTGGAGCGCCGGGCGGGCGGAGAGGACGCGCGGCTGGAGGGCGTGGTGCGGGTGACGACGACGGAGGCCTTCGCCGTGAATCACCTGCTGCCGCGCTTCGGGGTGTTCCGCGAGCGGCACCCGGGCATCGAGGTGCAGTTCCTCACGGACTACGGCGCGCTGGACCTGACCCGGCGCGAGGCGGACGTGGCGGTGCGGCTGACGCGGCCGAAGGAGGCGTCGCTGGTGGCGCGCAAGGTGGGGGAGATTGCCATCTCGCTCTACGCGGCGGAGGGGTACCTCGCGCGGCGCGGGCTGCCGGACCCGGCGTTGGGCTTCGCGGGGCATGACGTCATCGGCTACGCGGACGCGGCGGCGAAGTGGCCGGAGGCGCGGTGGATGGGCGAGGTGGCCACGTCCGCGCGGGTGGTGATGCGGTGCAACTCGCTGCTGTCGGTGGTGGCGGCGACGGGCGCGGGCGTGGGGCTGGGGTTGATGCCGTGCTTCCAGGGCGACACCGCGCCGGGCTTGCGGCGGCTGCTGCCTCCGGTGGCGGCGCTGCGGCGGGACATCTGGCTGGTGGTGCACCCGGACCTGCAGCAGAGCGCGCGGGTGCGGGCGGTGATGGGCTTCCTGTCGGAGGTCATCCAGCGTGCGCGGCCGTTGCTGGCGGGGGGCGGGCTGCTCTCAGGGGAGCCCGTGGGTCCGGGCTCGTTGGCTGAGGCGGAGTCCCGGGTGAAGCCTCCCGAGGAGGTTCCGGTAAGGCGGCCGTCAGGCGGCGGGGCGAAACGCGGGAAGGCGTCCTCGCGTTCGCATATAGGGCAAGGGCGGCGAGGGAAGGCGAAGGCACGGACGTCATGA